CCAGTGCCTGAGATGCTTTGGCGGCAAGCGGCGGCTTTGGCCGAATCACATCAATGCGGACCTGATAGCGGTCAAGCTCGCGGCTGAGCCGGCTCAGGGTGTGCGCGACACCATTGATTTCGGGTGCCCATGTTTCACTGACGATGCAAAGCCGCATGTGCTATCCGCCCTCTTGTCTATTGATACACAGTGTGGGCGGCGGGCATGACATGCCTAAGACAGGCAGGTGAATAAGCGATGACAGTCAGGTGCCTGTCAGTGTGCAAAAGACGCCAGCATAAGGGGGCGGCAAGGATGTACGATGTAGCCGTGGTTCATGTTCCATCAATGGGGAGTTACCGATGCAATCAACGGTGTTAATCACGGGGGCCAACCGGGGTGTCGGGCTGGCGCTGGCAGAGCACTATTTTGATGAAGGCTATCGCGTTATCGGTGTTTGCCGCCAGTCATCCGAAGCGCTGGACCGCGTGACGGATCAGGTGATCGAGTCGATTGATGTCACTCAGCCTGATGATGTTGCCAGCCTTGCCGAGGCCCTGAAGGGCCAGACGCTGGACTTGTTGATCAACAATGCCGGATTGCTGCGCGATGAATCCCTGGGCAGCCTTGATTTCGACAGTATCCGCGAGCAGATGGAAATCAATGCCTATGCGCCGCTACGGGTGGCGGAAGCACTGCTGCCCAATCTCGGCAAAGGCAGTAAGATCGCCAATATCACCAGCCGCATGGGGTCCATCGCGGATAACGACTCGGGCGGCCGCTATGGGTACCGTGCGTCGAAGGCGGCGCTCAATGCCTTTGGTAAATCGCTGGCGATGGATTTAAAGCCGCACGGCATTGCGGTGGCCCAACTGCATCCCGGCTATGTGCAAACGCGCATGGTCAATTTTGGCGGATTTATCAGCCCGCAGGATGCCGCGCTTGGCATTGCCGAGCGGATTGAGGCACTGAACCTCGACAACAGCGGTGGATTTTGGCACAGCAACGGCGAGTCACTCCCCTGGTGACGGCGT
This window of the Halomonas sp. SH5A2 genome carries:
- a CDS encoding SDR family oxidoreductase — translated: MQSTVLITGANRGVGLALAEHYFDEGYRVIGVCRQSSEALDRVTDQVIESIDVTQPDDVASLAEALKGQTLDLLINNAGLLRDESLGSLDFDSIREQMEINAYAPLRVAEALLPNLGKGSKIANITSRMGSIADNDSGGRYGYRASKAALNAFGKSLAMDLKPHGIAVAQLHPGYVQTRMVNFGGFISPQDAALGIAERIEALNLDNSGGFWHSNGESLPW